One region of Jatrophihabitans cynanchi genomic DNA includes:
- a CDS encoding ferredoxin: MSEPLQVWIDQSLCTGDGLCVQYAPEVFEFDVDGLAYVKDGADELLTEPGARADVPAGLVQDVIASAKECPGDCIHVVRARDGVEIAGPDA; the protein is encoded by the coding sequence GTGAGTGAGCCGCTGCAAGTGTGGATCGACCAGAGCCTGTGCACCGGTGACGGGTTGTGCGTGCAGTACGCGCCCGAGGTGTTCGAGTTCGACGTCGACGGGCTGGCGTACGTCAAGGACGGGGCGGACGAGCTGCTGACCGAACCGGGCGCGCGCGCGGACGTCCCCGCCGGACTCGTCCAGGACGTGATCGCCTCGGCCAAGGAGTGTCCCGGCGACTGCATCCACGTGGTGCGGGCGCGTGACGGAGTGGAGATCGCCGGCCCGGACGCCTGA
- a CDS encoding cobyric acid synthase: protein MGSLLIAGTGSGVGKSAVVAGLCRWLVREGVRVAPFKAQNMSLNSFVTRDGAEIGRAQAAQAQAARVEPEAAMNPVLLKPGSDTRSQVIVMGHAIGEREASAYWGTQHELLDVVVDAYRDLRSRFDVVICEGAGSPAEINLRRGDIANLGFARAAGVPVVVIGDVDPGGVFAALTGTLAVLDAADQALIAGFLINRFRGDVALLEPGLAMLAGLTGRPTYGVLPYLPGLAVDAEDAIDVRAFADPAPPRGSDVLRLHVVTYPRISNHTDLDALASEPGVLVRFVTRPEELADADLVVLPGTRATVEDLGWLRGRGFAAVLRDRAARRRPILGICGGYQLLGESIEDRVESRAGSVPGVGLLPVRTRFAAEKTLARPSAWVDADPPYEVHGYEIHHGRVRGGDGGFPGGCRRGCVTGTLWHGLFENDEFRRDFLRGVAEAAGRDFVPAPDTSFAAVREARLDRLADLVAGHADTTALRALIEGGASARPRLRLLLG from the coding sequence ATGGGTTCGCTGCTGATCGCCGGGACGGGCTCCGGCGTGGGCAAGAGCGCGGTCGTGGCCGGGCTGTGCCGCTGGCTGGTGCGCGAGGGCGTGCGGGTCGCCCCGTTCAAGGCGCAGAACATGTCGCTGAACTCGTTCGTCACGCGCGACGGCGCCGAGATCGGCCGGGCCCAGGCCGCGCAGGCCCAGGCCGCCCGGGTCGAACCGGAAGCGGCGATGAACCCGGTGCTGCTCAAGCCCGGGTCCGACACCCGCAGCCAGGTCATCGTGATGGGCCACGCGATCGGTGAGCGTGAGGCGAGCGCGTACTGGGGCACGCAGCACGAGCTGCTGGACGTCGTCGTCGATGCCTACCGGGACCTGCGCAGCCGCTTCGACGTGGTCATCTGCGAGGGCGCCGGCAGCCCGGCCGAGATCAACCTGCGCCGCGGCGACATCGCGAACCTCGGCTTCGCGCGAGCCGCCGGCGTCCCGGTCGTCGTGATCGGGGACGTCGACCCGGGCGGCGTGTTCGCGGCGCTTACCGGCACGCTGGCGGTGCTGGACGCCGCCGACCAGGCACTGATCGCCGGGTTCCTGATCAACCGGTTCCGCGGGGACGTCGCGCTGCTCGAGCCAGGGCTGGCCATGCTCGCCGGCCTCACCGGACGGCCCACCTACGGCGTCCTGCCGTACCTTCCCGGGCTCGCGGTCGACGCCGAGGACGCCATCGACGTGCGCGCGTTCGCCGACCCGGCGCCGCCACGCGGCAGCGACGTGCTGCGGCTGCACGTGGTGACGTACCCACGGATCAGCAACCACACCGACCTGGACGCGCTCGCCTCCGAGCCGGGTGTGCTGGTGCGCTTCGTCACCCGGCCCGAGGAGCTCGCGGACGCCGACCTGGTGGTGCTGCCGGGTACCCGCGCCACGGTGGAGGACCTCGGCTGGTTACGCGGCCGCGGCTTCGCGGCGGTGCTGCGCGACCGCGCCGCCCGGCGCCGCCCGATCCTCGGCATCTGCGGCGGCTACCAGCTGCTCGGCGAGTCGATCGAGGACCGCGTGGAGAGCCGTGCCGGCTCGGTGCCCGGAGTGGGACTGTTACCGGTACGCACCCGGTTCGCTGCGGAGAAGACACTCGCCCGCCCGTCGGCCTGGGTCGACGCCGACCCGCCGTACGAGGTGCACGGCTACGAGATCCACCATGGACGGGTACGCGGCGGCGACGGCGGCTTCCCCGGCGGCTGCCGGCGGGGCTGCGTCACCGGAACCTTGTGGCACGGCCTGTTCGAGAACGACGAGTTCCGCCGGGACTTCCTTCGCGGCGTGGCCGAGGCGGCGGGCCGGGACTTCGTGCCGGCGCCGGACACCTCGTTCGCCGCCGTGCGCGAGGCGCGGCTGGACCGGCTCGCCGACCTGGTGGCCGGGCACGCCGACACCACGGCGTTGCGGGCCCTGATCGAGGGCGGCGCGTCCGCGCGTCCGCGGCTGCGGCTGCTGCTGGGCTGA